In Dysgonomonadaceae bacterium zrk40, one genomic interval encodes:
- a CDS encoding alpha-ketoacid dehydrogenase subunit beta, with protein MSVMTMVKAINNALDIKLKEDENIVIYGEDVGVEGGVFRVTEGLQQKYGTERVFDSPLAESGIVGTALGMAVSGLRPVVELQFEGFTFPAFNQILSNVARIQNRSRGKYKAPMVIRFPYGGGVNALEHHSDSPEALFAHIPGLKVVIPSTPHDAKGMMIAALESNDPIIFMEPKRIYRAIKQEVPDEKYTLPLDKARVVQEGSDITLVAFGAMVRECQKAIVMAEEAGISVELIDLRSIYPIDREAIRTSVRKTGRMIVVAEAHESFSVGSELLAIANEEAFLYLEAPPRRVGGFDTIVPLAQGEPYYIISPDRIFYEIEKTIHF; from the coding sequence ATGAGCGTGATGACCATGGTGAAGGCGATCAACAATGCGCTGGACATCAAACTGAAAGAGGATGAGAATATTGTAATCTACGGTGAGGATGTAGGCGTGGAGGGAGGTGTCTTCCGCGTGACCGAGGGGTTGCAGCAGAAATATGGAACAGAGAGGGTGTTCGACTCGCCCCTGGCAGAGTCGGGAATCGTTGGTACGGCCCTGGGGATGGCAGTCTCGGGACTTCGTCCGGTGGTGGAGCTGCAGTTCGAAGGGTTCACCTTCCCTGCCTTCAACCAGATTCTCTCAAACGTAGCCCGCATACAGAACCGCTCACGGGGCAAATACAAGGCTCCCATGGTAATCCGCTTTCCCTACGGAGGAGGTGTGAACGCCCTGGAGCACCATTCCGACAGTCCGGAGGCACTCTTCGCCCATATCCCGGGATTGAAGGTTGTGATTCCCTCCACCCCGCACGATGCCAAAGGGATGATGATCGCTGCCCTCGAAAGCAACGATCCCATCATCTTCATGGAGCCGAAACGGATCTACAGGGCCATCAAGCAGGAGGTTCCCGATGAGAAATATACGCTTCCCCTCGACAAGGCCAGGGTGGTGCAGGAGGGCAGCGACATCACCCTGGTAGCTTTCGGCGCCATGGTCCGCGAATGCCAGAAGGCAATCGTGATGGCGGAGGAGGCAGGCATCTCGGTGGAGCTGATCGACCTGCGCTCCATCTATCCGATCGACCGGGAGGCCATCCGCACCTCGGTACGGAAGACGGGGAGGATGATCGTGGTGGCCGAGGCACATGAGTCGTTCAGCGTGGGATCGGAACTGCTCGCCATCGCCAACGAAGAGGCATTCCTCTACCTGGAGGCTCCCCCGCGCAGGGTGGGCGGCTTCGACACCATCGTACCCCTGGCACAGGGAGAGCCCTATTACATCATCTCTCCCGACCGTATTTTCTATGAGATTGAGAAAACCATTCATTTTTAA
- the mnmE gene encoding tRNA uridine-5-carboxymethylaminomethyl(34) synthesis GTPase MnmE, translated as MSEVICAISTPPGMGAIAVIRLSGEGSVALVDAIFQAASGKKLETEASHTVHFGRISDGKELLDEVLVTLFRGSRSFTGEESVEISCHGSVYIQQRIMELLISRGARMAAAGEFTRRAFRNGRFDLSQAEAVADLIASSSRASHRVAMNQMRGGFARKLAELRDRLLQFVSLIELELDFSEEDVEFANREQLSLLTDTIEQEISRLAGSFRLGNAIKSGIPVAIIGETNAGKSTLLNLLLNEERAIVSDIHGTTRDVIEDLVNIGGVTFRFIDTAGIRHTTDTIEAMGIDRTYRKIEQASVILWVIDLLTPQKQLESMAATLIPRLTGKKVILLFNKADLVADSEKSAALDLFPHLDANRLFISAKKGENTEQLQQLLVEAAAMPEIAEEDVIVTNLRHLEALNRAHESILRVQEGLAIGITSDFLSQDIRECMFHLGEITGQISNDEILGNIFSKFCIGK; from the coding sequence ATGTCAGAGGTTATTTGTGCCATCTCTACCCCTCCCGGCATGGGAGCCATCGCCGTGATCCGTCTCTCGGGTGAGGGATCGGTTGCCTTGGTGGATGCAATCTTTCAGGCTGCTTCGGGGAAAAAACTGGAAACAGAGGCATCCCATACCGTCCATTTCGGACGGATCAGCGATGGGAAGGAACTGCTGGACGAAGTGCTGGTGACCCTTTTTCGCGGTTCTCGCTCCTTCACCGGGGAGGAGAGCGTGGAGATCTCCTGCCACGGTTCGGTATACATTCAGCAGCGGATCATGGAGTTGCTGATAAGCCGCGGGGCACGAATGGCTGCGGCGGGTGAGTTCACACGGCGCGCTTTCCGCAACGGGCGCTTCGACTTGAGCCAGGCAGAGGCGGTGGCCGACCTGATCGCCTCCTCCTCGCGGGCCTCCCACCGCGTGGCAATGAATCAGATGCGGGGTGGATTTGCCCGTAAGCTGGCTGAGCTGCGCGACCGGCTGCTGCAGTTCGTCTCCCTCATCGAGCTGGAGCTGGACTTCTCGGAGGAGGATGTAGAGTTCGCCAACCGGGAGCAGCTCTCCCTGCTGACCGACACCATCGAACAGGAGATCAGCCGCCTGGCAGGATCCTTCCGCCTGGGAAACGCCATCAAGAGCGGCATCCCGGTCGCGATCATCGGTGAGACCAACGCCGGCAAATCAACCCTGCTCAACCTGCTCCTCAACGAGGAGAGAGCCATCGTGAGCGACATCCACGGCACCACGCGCGATGTGATCGAGGACCTGGTCAACATCGGGGGTGTCACCTTCCGCTTCATCGATACGGCCGGCATTCGCCACACCACCGACACCATCGAAGCAATGGGCATCGACCGCACCTACCGCAAGATTGAACAGGCCTCCGTCATCCTCTGGGTGATCGACCTTCTCACCCCTCAGAAGCAGTTGGAGTCAATGGCGGCAACGCTGATCCCACGCCTTACGGGTAAGAAGGTGATCCTACTCTTCAACAAAGCCGACCTGGTCGCAGACAGTGAAAAATCTGCCGCGCTTGATCTCTTCCCCCACCTGGATGCGAACCGCCTCTTTATCTCGGCGAAAAAAGGTGAGAACACCGAACAACTGCAACAGCTGCTGGTAGAAGCAGCTGCCATGCCTGAGATCGCGGAGGAGGATGTGATCGTGACCAACCTGCGGCACCTGGAAGCACTCAACCGTGCCCACGAGTCGATCCTCCGCGTGCAGGAGGGACTGGCCATCGGCATCACCAGTGATTTCCTCTCGCAGGACATCCGCGAATGCATGTTCCACCTGGGTGAGATCACCGGCCAGATCTCCAACGACGAGATCCTGGGAAACATCTTCAGCAAGTTCTGCATCGGGAAATAA
- a CDS encoding 2-oxo acid dehydrogenase subunit E2, which translates to MNHIFNFPDLGEGLEEGTILEWYVKVGDKVKVGDPLVQMETDKVVADIPSPKNGVIVALHGKPGDVIAVGAPLAEIDLTSSGKISTGAKVDTAVAAPEASVEPIVEGEDAAAVVGTMEVAGSDGLLAASNEGAPSAKETGEPQRKALATPVARALAKEMGIDINRVPGSGPSGRVKREDILQFDSGVVPQPKPSGATENNAAEDVTYLPLTQIRKTIARNMLHAKHNAAHMSVFEEVEISALKAVIARYKPLYAERGVKLTYLPFIVKAVAQALKHHPQLNSQIDAENNRMIVRNRRHIAIAVDAPDGLVVPVIRDADRISIFEIATQIGTLAEKARNRKLTLEEMKEGSFSITSFGSIGGIYATPVINYPQAGILGIGRIMKTPIVKEDEIVIGNIMPLSLSVDHRIVDGGETTRFLARVMGYLSDPLSLMMDES; encoded by the coding sequence ATGAACCATATTTTTAATTTTCCCGATCTGGGCGAAGGACTCGAAGAAGGTACCATCCTTGAATGGTATGTGAAAGTGGGGGACAAGGTGAAAGTAGGTGATCCGCTGGTACAGATGGAGACCGACAAGGTGGTGGCAGATATTCCCTCCCCGAAGAATGGGGTCATCGTTGCCCTCCACGGGAAGCCGGGAGATGTGATTGCTGTGGGGGCTCCTCTTGCCGAAATCGACTTGACAAGCAGTGGTAAGATTTCAACGGGTGCAAAAGTAGACACTGCAGTCGCAGCACCGGAAGCATCTGTGGAGCCGATAGTAGAGGGTGAGGATGCCGCTGCTGTTGTGGGTACCATGGAGGTGGCCGGCAGCGACGGACTTCTTGCTGCGAGCAATGAGGGAGCACCCTCAGCGAAAGAAACAGGTGAGCCGCAACGCAAAGCACTGGCCACGCCCGTGGCACGTGCACTGGCAAAGGAGATGGGTATCGATATCAACAGGGTACCCGGGAGCGGTCCCTCCGGCAGGGTGAAACGGGAGGATATCCTGCAATTTGACAGTGGTGTTGTTCCCCAGCCGAAGCCAAGTGGTGCGACAGAAAACAATGCCGCTGAGGATGTGACTTACCTGCCGCTCACGCAGATACGCAAGACCATCGCCCGCAACATGCTGCATGCCAAGCATAACGCAGCACATATGTCGGTTTTCGAAGAGGTGGAGATCTCAGCACTCAAAGCCGTGATTGCAAGATACAAGCCCCTGTATGCCGAAAGAGGGGTGAAGCTCACCTACCTTCCTTTCATCGTGAAGGCAGTGGCTCAGGCGTTGAAACACCATCCGCAGCTCAACTCTCAGATCGATGCCGAGAACAACAGGATGATCGTCCGCAACCGACGGCATATTGCCATTGCGGTGGATGCTCCCGATGGCTTGGTGGTGCCGGTGATCCGTGATGCTGACAGGATTTCAATCTTCGAGATTGCAACTCAGATTGGTACCCTGGCTGAGAAAGCCAGAAACCGCAAGCTTACCCTCGAGGAGATGAAGGAGGGTTCCTTCTCCATCACCAGCTTCGGCTCCATCGGCGGCATATACGCCACCCCGGTGATCAACTATCCTCAGGCGGGTATTCTGGGTATCGGCCGCATCATGAAAACACCCATCGTGAAAGAGGATGAGATCGTGATCGGCAACATCATGCCGCTCTCCCTCTCGGTGGATCACCGCATCGTGGATGGCGGTGAGACTACCCGCTTCCTCGCCAGGGTGATGGGCTACCTCTCCGATCCGTTGTCGTTGATGATGGATGAGTCTTGA
- a CDS encoding IS3 family transposase yields the protein MIKKSQSFSRGKRSPRMHDWAEAIEGLRQEHDLTILLDCKQMARSVFYYHRNRLNSADKYKREKMEIKNIYDLHKGRYGYRRITAEMRNRGYVINHKTVQKLMGILELKCRIRKVRYRSYRGEVGRIAPNVLERNFKASRPNQKWTTDVTQVKIGDEKIYLSPILDMFNGEVISYSISNSANMRMINEMLDKAFGKVRKTSGIIFHSDQGWQYQQYSYRKILEEHGIIQSMSRKGNCLDNAVAENFFGIMKTELLYAEKFESSKEFITALKQYINYYNNERIKNRLNGKSPVQYRALLQES from the coding sequence ATTATTAAAAAAAGTCAAAGCTTTAGTCGAGGAAAGAGAAGCCCACGAATGCATGACTGGGCGGAAGCCATCGAAGGACTAAGGCAGGAACATGATCTTACAATCCTGCTGGATTGTAAACAGATGGCACGTTCTGTCTTCTACTATCACCGTAATCGGCTGAATTCCGCCGACAAATACAAGCGTGAGAAAATGGAGATCAAGAACATATACGACCTGCACAAGGGCAGGTACGGTTATCGACGCATCACGGCCGAGATGAGGAATAGGGGGTATGTGATAAATCACAAGACGGTACAAAAATTAATGGGGATATTGGAGCTGAAATGCAGGATTAGGAAAGTCCGCTACCGTTCATACAGGGGCGAAGTTGGCAGAATTGCTCCCAATGTGCTTGAAAGGAACTTCAAGGCAAGCCGGCCCAACCAGAAATGGACTACGGATGTTACACAAGTAAAGATTGGAGATGAGAAAATATATCTGTCGCCAATACTTGACATGTTTAATGGCGAGGTAATATCCTATAGTATATCCAATAGTGCGAATATGAGAATGATAAATGAAATGTTGGACAAAGCCTTTGGTAAAGTGCGGAAAACCAGTGGGATTATCTTTCATTCTGACCAGGGGTGGCAGTACCAGCAATATAGTTACCGCAAGATCCTTGAAGAACATGGGATTATCCAGAGCATGTCCCGAAAAGGAAACTGTCTTGATAATGCAGTGGCAGAAAACTTTTTTGGAATCATGAAAACCGAATTGCTATATGCGGAAAAGTTTGAATCGTCCAAAGAGTTTATAACAGCTTTAAAACAATACATTAATTACTATAACAATGAAAGGATAAAAAACAGGTTAAATGGAAAGAGCCCGGTGCAATACCGAGCTCTGTTACAAGAATCTTAA
- a CDS encoding nitronate monooxygenase — MEELKIGDLTARLPIIQGGMGVCVSMSGLASAVANEGGIGVISAVGIGMSEPDYRKHFRESNKIALRKEIRKARLKTEGIIGANIMMAVSDFDELLTVALEEKIDVVFIGAGLPLKIPAFLESINQGDTATKIVPKVSSSRAAKLIFRHWLEKYNRIPDAVVVEGPLAGGHLGFGKEELKESRQSLYTIVKETVAEMDLFQQATGREIPVIAAGGIYTGGDMYNILQSGAKAVKMGTRFVTTTECDVSEKFKQNYIDCNKEDIVLIDSPVGLPGRVIVNDFVREIQQGAQKPVRCPWKCLKTCDYKKVQFCISEALFNAAQGDFAHGFSFAGTNAYMAKAIISVKETIQQLKEEYYKEEVRYQQNAVSVY; from the coding sequence ATGGAAGAATTAAAAATAGGAGATCTGACAGCCAGGCTGCCAATCATACAGGGAGGAATGGGTGTCTGTGTCTCCATGTCGGGACTGGCTTCGGCCGTTGCAAACGAGGGTGGTATTGGGGTGATTTCTGCTGTTGGGATTGGCATGTCAGAACCCGACTACAGGAAACATTTTCGGGAATCGAACAAGATCGCGTTGCGAAAAGAGATCCGGAAAGCGCGTCTGAAAACAGAGGGGATCATCGGTGCGAACATCATGATGGCTGTCTCCGATTTCGATGAGCTATTGACAGTGGCTCTTGAAGAAAAAATCGATGTTGTATTTATCGGTGCCGGATTACCCCTTAAGATCCCTGCATTCCTGGAAAGCATCAACCAGGGTGATACCGCGACCAAGATCGTTCCCAAGGTCTCCTCCTCCAGAGCAGCAAAATTGATTTTCAGACACTGGCTGGAGAAATATAACCGGATACCCGACGCGGTGGTGGTGGAGGGCCCCCTTGCCGGAGGCCATCTCGGTTTTGGCAAGGAGGAGCTGAAGGAGAGCCGGCAATCACTCTATACGATCGTGAAAGAGACTGTCGCGGAGATGGATCTTTTTCAACAGGCAACAGGCCGGGAGATACCGGTGATTGCCGCCGGAGGCATCTATACCGGTGGTGACATGTACAACATATTGCAGTCGGGTGCCAAAGCCGTGAAGATGGGTACCAGGTTTGTAACCACCACTGAGTGTGATGTCTCAGAAAAATTCAAACAGAATTATATCGACTGTAACAAAGAAGATATTGTGTTGATCGATAGTCCGGTCGGTTTACCCGGCAGGGTGATCGTCAATGACTTTGTAAGGGAGATCCAGCAAGGTGCACAGAAGCCGGTGCGGTGTCCCTGGAAGTGTCTGAAGACATGCGACTACAAGAAAGTTCAGTTCTGTATTTCCGAAGCACTGTTCAATGCTGCACAGGGTGATTTCGCACATGGATTTTCCTTTGCCGGTACAAACGCCTATATGGCCAAGGCAATCATCTCAGTGAAAGAAACGATACAACAGCTGAAAGAAGAATATTACAAAGAAGAGGTGAGGTACCAACAGAATGCTGTTTCTGTATACTAA
- a CDS encoding 3-phosphoglycerate dehydrogenase: MFKIQTLNAIDPEGLSIFHLGNYEIASELPNPDAIVLRSFKMHNMELPSSLKAVARAGAGVNNIPIEKCTEKGIVVFNTPGANANGVKEMVIAGLMLSSRDIIDGAVWAKSLVGKGDEIPALVEKGKKEFAGQEIKGKTLAVIGLGAIGVLVANAAKSLGMNVIGYDPYISVQQALKLSNEVNWVQGIEVLLSQSDYITLNIPLTPETEGYLNKDKLKMMKNNVRILNFARGGLVNLKDLKEAIASGKVARYITDFPDKEVLEMEKVIVIPHLAASTKESETNCAVMAVNQVKDFLENGNITNSVNFPAAAMERHDGCRITIANKNIPNMVSQISSILASEHINIDSMLNRKYDGIAYNIIDVTQKTVDASISEKLKAIDGVCMVRILPAI, translated from the coding sequence ATGTTTAAGATTCAAACGTTAAACGCAATCGATCCTGAAGGTTTATCAATCTTCCATTTGGGCAATTATGAGATTGCCAGCGAACTCCCCAACCCCGATGCAATTGTTTTGCGCAGTTTCAAAATGCACAACATGGAACTACCCTCGTCACTGAAAGCCGTGGCAAGAGCGGGTGCAGGTGTCAACAACATTCCAATTGAGAAATGCACAGAAAAAGGGATCGTGGTGTTCAACACTCCCGGTGCAAATGCAAACGGTGTAAAAGAGATGGTGATTGCCGGATTGATGCTTTCTTCGCGCGACATCATCGACGGTGCAGTATGGGCTAAATCACTGGTCGGCAAAGGAGATGAAATTCCGGCACTCGTAGAGAAAGGCAAAAAGGAGTTTGCCGGACAGGAGATCAAAGGCAAAACACTCGCCGTGATCGGCCTTGGCGCAATCGGCGTGTTGGTGGCCAATGCCGCCAAGTCTCTGGGGATGAATGTGATTGGCTACGACCCCTACATCTCCGTGCAACAGGCCCTGAAATTGAGCAACGAGGTGAACTGGGTGCAAGGGATTGAAGTTTTGTTGTCACAGTCCGATTATATCACGCTCAACATCCCCCTTACACCCGAGACGGAGGGTTACCTCAACAAAGACAAACTCAAGATGATGAAAAACAACGTGCGGATATTGAATTTCGCACGCGGGGGCCTGGTCAATCTGAAGGATCTGAAAGAGGCGATTGCATCGGGGAAAGTAGCCCGATACATCACCGACTTCCCCGACAAAGAGGTGCTGGAGATGGAGAAGGTGATTGTCATCCCTCACCTGGCCGCCTCCACCAAAGAGTCGGAAACCAATTGCGCCGTGATGGCGGTAAACCAGGTCAAGGATTTCCTGGAAAACGGCAACATCACCAACTCGGTAAACTTCCCGGCTGCCGCGATGGAAAGGCACGACGGCTGCCGCATCACAATCGCCAACAAGAACATACCCAACATGGTAAGCCAGATTTCCAGCATCCTGGCTTCCGAACACATCAACATCGACAGCATGTTGAACCGCAAATACGATGGCATTGCCTACAACATCATTGATGTCACCCAGAAAACAGTAGACGCGTCAATCAGCGAAAAGCTGAAAGCGATCGACGGAGTCTGCATGGTGCGCATCCTGCCTGCAATCTGA
- a CDS encoding transposase, with translation MSKHTFEKKLSIVFRVRNGTPISHLSREYGINERMILEWVRKHDRFGDQGLQKRPNVRANGEFKEAAVRLVIENKLSLREVVLQYGVSMTALESWVRAFRKEGYQVLHVQNKQGRPIKDMSRAKKQEPKTELEKLQSENARLRAENALLKKVKALVEEREAHECMTGRKPSKD, from the coding sequence ATGTCTAAACACACGTTTGAAAAGAAATTATCAATTGTATTCCGGGTAAGGAACGGAACGCCCATATCTCACCTATCCAGAGAATACGGTATTAATGAAAGGATGATATTGGAATGGGTGCGCAAACATGACCGTTTTGGGGATCAAGGTCTGCAAAAGCGGCCAAATGTTCGTGCTAACGGTGAGTTTAAAGAGGCAGCAGTAAGACTCGTAATTGAAAATAAATTATCTTTACGGGAGGTTGTTTTACAGTATGGTGTAAGTATGACTGCGCTGGAAAGCTGGGTAAGGGCCTTCAGGAAAGAGGGTTATCAAGTACTGCACGTACAGAATAAACAGGGACGACCGATAAAGGATATGAGTCGAGCAAAGAAGCAGGAACCGAAAACAGAACTGGAGAAACTTCAGAGCGAGAATGCCAGGCTGAGAGCCGAGAATGCATTATTAAAAAAAGTCAAAGCTTTAGTCGAGGAAAGAGAAGCCCACGAATGCATGACTGGGCGGAAGCCATCGAAGGACTAA
- a CDS encoding DUF4919 domain-containing protein — MKHVMICFLLTLFVCGIYAQAPVTEAPDYESIKNEIVDTASDHYYPRLLERYESFDSTLTLPDYRHLYYGYIFQENYDSDWKSRDEKKIQKYFRGAKEDESKLDKVIELVSKSLQENPFDLRTMQFLCFLYHQKGDMEMGKKASHRFISIIGAILSSGDGESCETAYHVISPRHEFSILKIFQFESAAQKNVNGCNYLELKENKRGMEGIYFKVPTNQK, encoded by the coding sequence ATGAAACATGTTATGATTTGCTTCCTGCTCACATTATTTGTTTGTGGGATTTATGCACAGGCTCCTGTTACAGAGGCACCGGACTATGAGTCAATCAAAAATGAAATTGTTGACACAGCCTCCGATCATTATTATCCCCGGCTGTTGGAACGGTATGAATCTTTTGATTCCACACTGACGTTACCAGATTACCGCCATCTCTATTATGGTTACATCTTTCAGGAGAATTATGATTCCGACTGGAAATCAAGAGATGAAAAGAAGATTCAGAAATATTTTCGGGGTGCGAAAGAGGATGAAAGTAAATTAGACAAGGTGATTGAACTGGTGAGCAAGTCACTACAGGAAAACCCCTTTGATTTGCGGACCATGCAATTTCTCTGTTTCCTCTATCACCAGAAAGGAGATATGGAGATGGGGAAAAAAGCTTCTCACCGGTTTATCTCGATCATAGGGGCAATCCTTTCGTCAGGAGACGGTGAAAGCTGCGAGACAGCCTACCACGTGATCTCTCCACGCCATGAATTCAGCATCCTTAAGATTTTTCAGTTTGAATCGGCTGCACAAAAGAATGTCAACGGCTGCAATTACCTTGAATTGAAAGAAAATAAAAGGGGGATGGAAGGCATCTATTTCAAGGTGCCAACCAATCAGAAATAA
- the pdhA gene encoding pyruvate dehydrogenase (acetyl-transferring) E1 component subunit alpha — translation MTQDDLPAVFSDFNPLEDKMLQIIDKEGEMIRKDLMPELDDAFIVDAYRQMLYERTADEMAVSYQRQGRMYTFTPNLGQEAIHIAAGMNIRHEDWLVPAFREMGTLLSKGVTMKEMFLFYLGNEWGGSFQQAHHTLPIAISIGTQLQHATGIGYSVKYRKKDETVFTFIGDGGTSEGDFSEALNFAGVWQVPVIFTVQNNQYAISVPVQKQTNSINLAVKSVAFGIPGIKVDGNDFFAMYLAYKTAAEHARSGRGPVLIEALTYRLGAHTTSDDPSKYRKKEEEQLWGKSDPLIRLKRYMQDAGIWSIDEEQLREQYKAEIDREFTAAEDEKSYPLEDVFRHMYSDMPDELRRQKSEYEQFLSWKERRG, via the coding sequence ATGACCCAAGACGATTTACCTGCGGTTTTCAGTGACTTCAATCCACTGGAAGATAAAATGCTGCAAATCATCGACAAAGAAGGTGAAATGATCCGCAAGGATTTGATGCCTGAACTGGACGATGCCTTTATAGTTGATGCCTACCGCCAGATGCTTTACGAACGGACTGCCGATGAGATGGCGGTCTCCTATCAGCGTCAGGGAAGGATGTATACCTTTACACCCAACCTGGGACAGGAGGCGATTCACATAGCCGCCGGGATGAATATCCGGCATGAGGACTGGCTTGTACCCGCTTTTCGCGAAATGGGAACCCTTCTCTCAAAAGGGGTGACCATGAAGGAGATGTTTCTTTTCTACCTTGGCAACGAGTGGGGCGGCAGCTTTCAGCAAGCGCATCACACGCTCCCCATAGCCATCTCTATTGGTACACAACTTCAACACGCTACCGGCATTGGTTACTCGGTGAAGTACCGAAAAAAAGATGAGACGGTCTTCACCTTTATCGGCGACGGCGGTACCTCAGAGGGCGACTTCAGTGAAGCCCTCAACTTCGCCGGCGTCTGGCAGGTGCCTGTGATCTTCACCGTCCAGAACAACCAGTATGCCATCTCCGTGCCGGTACAGAAGCAAACCAACTCGATCAACCTCGCGGTCAAGTCGGTTGCCTTCGGTATCCCCGGTATCAAGGTGGACGGCAACGATTTCTTCGCGATGTACCTCGCCTACAAGACCGCAGCCGAGCATGCCCGGTCGGGCAGGGGACCGGTACTGATCGAGGCGCTCACCTACCGCCTGGGTGCACACACCACCTCTGACGACCCCTCCAAGTACCGCAAGAAGGAGGAGGAGCAGTTGTGGGGCAAGAGTGACCCGCTGATCCGCCTGAAGCGGTACATGCAGGATGCAGGGATCTGGTCCATCGATGAGGAGCAGCTTCGGGAACAGTACAAAGCAGAGATCGACCGGGAGTTCACAGCGGCGGAGGATGAGAAATCTTATCCACTGGAGGATGTGTTCAGACACATGTACAGTGACATGCCGGATGAACTGAGAAGACAGAAGAGCGAGTATGAACAATTCTTAAGCTGGAAGGAGAGGAGAGGATGA
- a CDS encoding beta-lactamase family protein yields the protein MLQPYVDSGQLAGAISVFYKDGVQETCCIGYAAASPIMFEPGTRELYSNTGIDIGAAVVEVVTGMKWEAYLKQEVLDPLGMKSTWFWPTDE from the coding sequence GTGCTGCAACCCTATGTGGATAGTGGTCAGTTGGCCGGTGCCATTAGTGTATTCTACAAGGACGGCGTGCAGGAAACCTGCTGCATAGGCTATGCCGCCGCATCGCCCATCATGTTCGAGCCCGGTACCCGCGAGCTTTATTCTAACACAGGAATTGACATTGGTGCTGCTGTTGTTGAGGTAGTCACAGGGATGAAGTGGGAGGCTTATCTCAAACAGGAGGTGCTTGATCCCCTGGGAATGAAGTCCACATGGTTCTGGCCTACCGACGAATAG
- a CDS encoding LytTR family transcriptional regulator has protein sequence MISALRFLNKPYPLNDDLKHNAKIVLFLSIGVFAFLSLFQPIGISAFSRKEIIYLVFGIAASLFVILTLNLIVLPSVFPRFFNSSRWNIKREIGWDLWMLLSISSCALLVYSKILGPIGIAFTDVLKVILIGSVPVALLIIINYNRMLRSNLKSAQLLNQKLIEKREQIRRLIHFESEYKNDEITLNPASILAIKSADNYVDIYYEREGSPRRHTIRSTLNKAAATTENCGFLFRCHRSFIVNIHRITEVQGNPQGYTLYIDNLDFPVPVSHMYIMEFKRLLI, from the coding sequence ATGATAAGCGCATTACGTTTTTTGAACAAACCCTATCCCCTGAATGACGATCTGAAACACAATGCCAAGATCGTTTTGTTTCTGAGTATAGGCGTGTTTGCGTTTTTATCTCTCTTTCAGCCGATTGGCATTAGTGCTTTTTCAAGAAAAGAAATCATCTATCTGGTCTTTGGGATTGCAGCATCCCTGTTTGTGATCCTGACCTTGAATCTGATTGTTTTGCCAAGTGTCTTTCCCCGTTTTTTCAACAGCAGCAGATGGAACATAAAGAGAGAGATTGGCTGGGATTTGTGGATGTTGCTCTCAATTTCAAGTTGTGCGTTGTTGGTCTACTCAAAAATATTGGGCCCGATTGGCATTGCGTTCACTGATGTGTTGAAAGTTATTTTGATTGGTTCTGTCCCGGTGGCGTTGCTGATTATCATCAATTATAACCGTATGCTGCGATCCAATTTGAAGTCGGCACAGCTGCTCAACCAAAAGTTGATCGAAAAAAGAGAACAGATCCGAAGACTGATTCATTTTGAGTCGGAATACAAGAACGATGAGATTACGCTTAATCCTGCATCGATATTGGCGATTAAATCGGCAGATAATTACGTCGATATCTATTACGAGCGGGAGGGATCACCGCGAAGACATACCATCAGGAGCACCCTGAACAAAGCAGCAGCAACAACAGAGAACTGTGGCTTTCTCTTCAGGTGCCACAGGAGTTTCATCGTGAATATTCATCGTATCACGGAGGTACAGGGGAATCCCCAGGGATATACCTTGTACATTGACAATCTGGATTTCCCCGTGCCGGTTTCACACATGTATATCATGGAATTCAAAAGACTCTTGATTTAG